In Kwoniella pini CBS 10737 chromosome 2, complete sequence, the sequence GATGTCACGAGGAGAGAATGTGAGTCCGACGTCACTATTAGGCTCTGCGATCTCGTCATACTCCATTTGCTAAAATGTCCCCCTTTGTGGTCAGCTTTCGATCATGTCACTTCATGGCTTGAAGATCTACGAAAGTACGCAGACGAGAATGTTTCGATAATACTAGTAGCAAATAAGATCGATTTATGCTCGACATCCCCTGAACCACTCCCATCGATACAATTCGGTCATCCCTTTCCCGCCCCTTCGACTACGTTTGACACCTCGTCATCCAGATCGCCGTCACCTACACCTCGTCCGTCGACTGACATACCGAAAGATCTCAAAAATAGGCGGGTATCTTCGATGGAAGGGGCACTATTTGCAAAAGAACATGGACTGCTATATGTGGAAACGTCTGCTAAGGAGGGATGGGGCGTGACAGATGCTTTCGAGTGGACTGCTAGGGAGGTTCTCGAGAAGGTTAAGAAGGGAGAATTGGACAGGCGGAAAGTGAGTGCATTACTTTGCTTATCCAGGGTGTCCCACCTGAGCATACTTCCTCGATCCCAAGCTGACATCACGGTTTTTCGTTAGCCTGGAGGTGTGAAACTCAAGGCGAAAGAAATGGAACGACAAAGCAAGTGCTGTTGATTCGAAACCTATAGCCCGTATTTTCAAGTATAAGTATAATGTAAAAGCATGTATCTCTGTTGTACTCTTGAAAACCTTATCATATTTCTTGCAGACCCCGTCATGCCAAGTCGTTGTCATATCGACGAAGTCTGTCCATTGGCCGGGCCTTGCAGGGAGGTTGCCTCGATCTGTATCCAAAAACTATGAAAACCGCTGATGTCCTCACGCGGGGTCGAACCGCGGACCTCTTCCGAACAGAGACAAGCTGTGAAGAAAGCGTGATGACCACTACACTATGAAGACTCAGTCACGTGCAGACGAGCCACACTCGCCAAATGAATATATAGGCTGCAGATTGAGAAGGGGATATCACGCTTTTTTCGCGTGGTGACACCGGTTCAGAGTGACGTTCATGGCCTCACGCGCACGCACTGATCTTCATAGCCCTTTCAtacatcaacttcatcaattgtGACTCGAAAACCACATCAAAAACCGCATCCACGCTATCAGCATTTCCACCTGTCCAGCTGATCAAGTAGCAGCTATTCTTTCATAAACAAATCATCGACCTATCAGGAAACGCCTGTAATTGACAAAGCCTATTTGAGCAAGATGGGAGCAGCTGAATCGTCCATGTTCAGCTCGTTGGAGAAGAATTCAAACTGTGAGTTGAGTGCTGTatgatatatcaatattCTCAGATTACAAGTATTCGGAGCGGGATCTCCAATACGAGTCCAAGCTGGTTTTTGACCCTCTGAGAGCTGCTTCGTTCGCGATTACTGATTCAATTCTGCAGTCTCCGCACCCGAACTTATGAGATTAAAGAAACGATTCatgaaattagataaagatgGATCAGGATCAATCGATAAAGACGAATTTCTACAAATCCCTCAAATAGCAAATAATCCTTTAGCACATAGAATGATAGCTATCTTTGACGAAGAGTGAGTGTTTTTTTCTCTCTCTGACATGGTCATTTCGTCATTTCATCGAATTATATATAGAGTAGCTGACTGTTCATCGCTGTCATCTTCAGTGGAAGTGGTACAGTTGATTTCCAAGAGTTCGTAGGAGGTTTAAGTGCATTCAGTTcaaaaggaggaagagatGAGAAATTACGTTGTACGTCCCACTTATGGCCCGTATTGCATGATTATGACCAATTCATACTGATGACCTCTAAATCACATTAAAGTCGCATTCAAAGTATATGATATGGACAGAGACGGATATATATCGAACGGAGAATTGTATTTAGTTTTGAAACAGATGGTGGGAAACAATTTGAAGGTGGGTAGCTATCATCTTTGTCTCACGATTCGCTTGAAAAATAAGTGAAATAATCTGTGTTATGCCATAGGATCAACAATTACAGCAAATCGTAGATAAAACAATTATGGAAGCTGATAAAGATGGGTAAGTTTTCAACATATGTTTCAACAGGCAACCTGATCATTTCAATGCTGATTTACGGTTTATATAGTGATGGTAAATTATCCTTTGAGGAATTTACCAATATGGTAGCGAGTACAGATATCGTCAAGTGAGTCAAGTATCACTTCTATGGTACTTGATATGAAACTGACATTGTTGCTTCCTTTTAGGCAAATGACTCTCGAAGATCTGTTCTAGACTGATTCCGTGCCTTTACTTCTTTTCTACTTCATGACGAACGACGACTTAGATAGCTCAGTTTATACCCGCATCCATAATATCTGTACGACAAGTCATGTCAAGCATTGTACTTTAGACGAAAGAAGCATGAGTAATGAGACAGTCTTAGTACTAACAAGTGACTCGACGCAAGCTAAGAGGGCCTCGGTATCCTCCTTCCAAGTCATTGCTCCAGGCCTTCTAGGAATACTCTATCCGTCATGAGAAGCTACACCATTGTATTAAAACCCGAAATGATACTAATGAATATTGATGAGATGCTGCGCAGGCATCAAACTTTCATGCAAGCTGATTGTTCACGTGACTAACAGAATCAGTGAAGGTGGAACAACATAATGCGTGTGAAAAGCATTATATGGATTGAGCCCGGAGTAAGACTGAAGCGAGATGAGCTATTCCATGGAAAATCGCTGCATACATGATGGTCCACTTACGAAATTCGTGAAGCAGCAAGCGGTCTGAACTGCTTCTGCGCTTTTCAATATGAGTGCGCCTATCAAGCACAGTCACAGGcatttgatgaatcaaGCCATCCGAGAAGGATGTTATACCTTTAAGTTGTCCGTGTCAGATAAGAGAATGATCAGTTGGCAGGTTAGCCAGAAGAGCAAGTACTTTCAATATAATCTGCTGGGAAGTTCACAATATGTTGTTATACCGTTATAGCTCAATGACGCTTGAGTTGGAGGCCCTTTTTCTGCGATTCATGCCATAGAATAGTGAAGCGAGCAGATGGCAGGCGTTAACGGTGTTTGATTGAGCTATCGATGTAGACTTGAATAAGCAATATTTTCTCATCGAGAAGGCGCTACGATAGAATGGGTTATTTACATGGCAACGTTCCTGTTCCATTGAAACAGCTGCAAAATGCAATCTACTGGCCAAACAAACGTGAGGAATGTCGGAAGGACTAGTTGGTATTCGTATGCAACTTTTTATCAAAGTATCTATTGAGCAGAGGATCGAGAGCAGAAGAGAGATTTTGGATACCTATACCCTCAATATTATCGCATGAGGATAAATTTCAAGAATCGTCCTACGAATGAAGCTTATGTGATGGGcattgatttgatatcttTATGTTTATGTCAAAATCCCCAATATCTGGTCGCCATAAACTTATCAGGTAGGATAGGCTATATCTGAGATTATAGTCTTAGTAAATTTTAAATGCGTAATGATTCAGATACATCAGCATGCACAGATCTTTAAGCCCTTGCTTAACGCCTTGTAAGAACAATACAGAGCAATTAGAGTCATATATCCGAACACCATCGGACATCCAAAAACAAGGGTATGCCCTGCATCACACATCCAAAATACATTTTCTCATGCACAGATCGCACAAATCACGTTCAAATTACACAAGGCATCACGCCTCACCCTCTAATCATCAGATTCATTCCGTTTTCagaaatcaacaatcaaattgatcGTTCCCCGTTCCTTAACAATTTTAAACTCTCCGATTACTCCAAGAAAACAttataaatcattcaatacaCTTTCGAGATTCTCTATTTCAATAGAAGTAATGAAGATCATTTCAATCTACTCAAAAAACCACCATAATCTGCTCACAGAGAATCATGGCCATTCATAAAATTGGGCAAATATCATATGGCGACATAGCTCAGTTGGGAGAGCGCACGACTGAAGTTCAAAGAGTATAACTCTTGATTCCTCATTCGTGCGGTCCCTGGTTCGATCCCGGGTGGCGCCAATTTTTTGTCCTTTTTTCCgatcattttgattgtaccttttttttttttttttttttactttccATGGAAAGGTGGGGGTGAATAAAGCTAGTTTTGTAGAAAGATGCATCCAGATGGATTGGGAGGATATAGTAGAATGATTGTACCTTtcttttatcatctttatgGTTCCGAATGATCGGATTTAAGATTattgtttgatatttttaAGCAAGGGGACGAGCCGAAGAGAGAATTGTGGGGAAATAGTAAATATCGTGTTGTCGTAGCTTTGGGACAGAAACACATTTCTCCTCAGTAGACTTTCGTAGGTATAAATTAACATGAGAGGGGCCGAGGAGGCGGAAGAATTTTATCGGAACAAGGGAATAGAAGCCCTAGCTCATATAATCAGTAAAAGCTATCTTCTTGAACGACTTGTCCTGCTGTGCTGCTCTTCAATTTCGAACTGAAAACTGCTATATCGTATCAAGGGTATATCATGCAAAAAGATGCTCTATTTATCGTATAAACAATCATATTCGATTGATGCCTAATTCTCGTCATCCggaaaaattgataaactAATTGACACAATAGGTTATTTGAGATTTCTATGAGGAGATGTCAAACAAGGACAAGTGTAATGTGAATAgtattaattgatatattgtGTGAtgtatttcttcttcctcttcttcctcttctcccTGTCAATCGCCTATCATCTTGCGATCTAATCAATTTATGCTACACCTTTAGTGGCTGATTTGGAGATCAATTTAGCCTTTTCGATTTGTGCTTGACCTAGATTGAGATtagaaatcatcaacattcaTTCGTCTCGCGGGGTTGACATCaaatcaactcacttcgCTTAGCCAATGATTTCTTGTAGTCGACAATAGAGATATCTTCTTTGGTCAAGTTGATGACCTTCTTGTCTTTGACTTCCCAAAGATCTTCAGCGACTTGCGAGATCAATCCTACAGGAAGAAAATGGTCAGCTAATCCAATTCTTGAAGATATGGATGATCAATCAGCTCACTGAAATCGTGCGATACAATGACTACACCACCAGAGAATGCCTTAATAGCTTCGGCAAGAGCGTCAATGGAATCCTGAACActttatcagcttcatccTAATCTACCAGTTTTATAACGCACCATATCCAAGTGATTGGTAGGCTCATCAAGCAAGATGACGTGAGGCATCTCCATGGCAAGGATAGCGAACACAACTCTACGATTGATTATCAGATCAGTTATGATGGTACAACTATATATACGCTGTGaattatatcaatcaaCTCACCGGTTCCTTAGCCCATCGGATAATTGGGAGATAGGCGAAGTTTGATGGGCACCAGTGATACCGAATCGACCAACTTGACCTCTCCAGAACTGCAGATCCTTCTCTGGGAATTTCTCATTATACAACGAAGCGATGTGTTCGACCGGAGATTTGTCGTATGGTAATTGATCAGCAGAGTGTTGGGAGTATTTCGCAAGTTTCAATTGAGTATGTCTATTGACTGAACCTTCTACTGGTTGAAGTGCTCCAGTGATCAAGTTCAATAAGGTTGATTTTCCTGTACCATTGTCACCAACAATAGCGATTCTGAAATACAGCATGGAGAAGGTTAGAAAAGCGGTTGAACATTCAGTTCGCCAGATTATATGACTTGCCTGGAATCCATGTCAATACCGAAAGATAAATCTTTGTAGAGGaaatcttccttctttccaGAGTACGAGAATGCTACATCCGAGAAAGCGATAATAGGAGGTGGAAGTTTTCTGACATCCTCAAAGTTGAATCTGAGGGGTTTTCGAGTCTCGATCTTTTCGACCAAACCAGCAGCCTCCATTTTGTCAATGATCTTTTGCTTAGATTTAGCTTGTTTGACCAAGTTTGCATAAGTACCGGCGGAAGAAATGAACTCTGCAATTAACGGGTCAgtgatgaattttcaacatAGAATATAAGTATTATGAGCGACTCACTCTTGATATGAGCAATTTCCTCTTGTTGTTTGTTGTAAGCCTTCATTTGGTTGACTTCGTTTTCTGCCTTGGTTCGGACATATGTAGTGTAGTTACCACCATAGTAGAcaagcttcttcttgaggGTAAGATCCATGATGTTGGTACATACGGTATCCATGAAATCAGCGGAATGGGATGTAAGGATCTAATGAGTGTATGGACAGACGTTAGCTCTGTACTGTCGACACGTTCAAATGGTGATGGAGCTTGACTTACCAAAATGTGGTTGTAAGTGGACAAATAAGCTTCAAGCCATACTACGGCACCTAAATCCAAATGAGAGGTAGGTTCATCGAGCAATAACACATGTGGTTTGATGAACAAAGCTCGGGCAAGGGCAACTCTCATTCTCCAACCACCAGACATATCTTTGGTAGGTTTAGCCATCATAGCTTGGTTGAAACCGAGACCATTCAAAATAGCTCCTGCTTTAGCTTCGAAGGTTGAAGGGtccatttcttctaattcctCGTAAATCATCTCAAGACCAACTTCATCTACTTCATCAGCTGTAGCCATATCCTCTGCCATCTTTTCAAGTCTAGCGACCTTTTCTTTAGCTGAAGCGACAATGTAGTCAAGAGCGTTGACATCTGAAGGTTCAACAGCTCCTCGTACAAGGTAGATCTGAAAGGTTGATTAGTACTTATAGCCTTAAAATGAAAGAGAGGAACTCACATCGATGTGGTCGGGGATTTCAATGTCTCGCTCAGCAATAGATTCCAAGAAAGTGGACTTTCCTGAACCATTTTCACCCAAAAGACCGTATCTGGCATACGATGAAAGGTGAGCCGCTGTTCTACTAGTTGAACGAGAATCGCATGAAAGAAGTTGGTTAGGCTTACCTTTGTCCATAATTCAATGCGATCTCGGCACCTTCAATCAAAAGTCTACCATGGAAAGAGAGTGAGTACGAATCGATTTTGATATCTCGTCCTTTAACATCGGAAATGAGGACACCGTTCTACAAGG encodes:
- a CDS encoding calcineurin subunit B, with the protein product MGAAESSMFSSLEKNSNFSAPELMRLKKRFMKLDKDGSGSIDKDEFLQIPQIANNPLAHRMIAIFDEDGSGTVDFQEFVGGLSAFSSKGGRDEKLRFAFKVYDMDRDGYISNGELYLVLKQMVGNNLKDQQLQQIVDKTIMEADKDGDGKLSFEEFTNMVASTDIVKQMTLEDLF